One Brassica napus cultivar Da-Ae chromosome C2, Da-Ae, whole genome shotgun sequence DNA window includes the following coding sequences:
- the LOC111203662 gene encoding serine/threonine-protein kinase STY13 isoform X2: MSGGEDKGLRIEESLLVDPKLLFIGSKIGEGAHGKVYQGRYGSLIVAIKVLHRGRNPDDKSSLHSRFIREVNMMSRVKHHNLVKFIGACKDPLMVIVTELLPGMSLRKYLTSIRPHLLDLPVALSFALDIARALDCLHANGIIHRDLKPDNLLLTEDHKSLKLADFGLAREETVTEMMTAETGTYRWMAPELYSTVTLRQGEKKHYNNKVDVYSFGIVLWELLTNRMPFEGMSNLQAAYAAAFKERPGMPDGISPSLAFIVQSCWVEDPNMRPSFSQIIRLLNEFILTLSPPPPPPLPEGEGNKIRAITEFSSRAKGKFAFIRQLFAAKRNRDS; the protein is encoded by the exons atgagtggtGGGGAAGATAAGGGATTGAGGATAGAGGAGAGTTTGCTAGTGGATCCAAAGTTGTTGTTCATCGGCTCCAAGATTGGCGAAGGCGCTCACGGAAAAGTCTATCAAGGAAG GTATGGTTCCCTGATTGTTGCAATCAAAGTTCTCCACCGTGGGAGGAATCCTGATGACAAGTCTTCCCTCCATAGCCGTTTCATCCGTGAAGTCAATATGATGTCCCGAGTCAAACACCACAATCTCGTTAAGTTTATCGGAGCGTGCAAAGATCCTTTAATGGTAATCGTAACAGAGTTGCTCCCAGGGATGTCACTCCGCAAATATCTCACCAGCATCCGCCCTCACCTCCTTGATCTCCCTGTCGCTTTGTCCTTTGCCCTTGACATTGCCCGCGCCTTGGACTGCTTACACGCCAATGGCATCATTCACCGTGACCTCAAACCTGACAACCTATTGCTCACGGAGGATCACAAATCCCTCAAGCTTGCTGATTTTGGCCTTGCTCGGGAAGAAACTGTCACTGAGATGATGACCGCTGAGACTGGCACTTACCGTTGGATGGCTCCTGAG CTCTACAGTACGGTGACGCTGCGTCAAGGAGAGAAGAAGCACTACAACAACAAGGTCGATGTCTACAGCTTCGGAATCGTCCTATGGGAGCTTCTTACTAATCGCATGCCATTCGAGGGCATGTCCAACCTCCAAGCCGCCTATGCTGCAGCTTTCAAG GAGAGGCCTGGAATGCCAGATGGAATATCTCCGAGTCTCGCCTTCATTGTGCAATCCTGTTGGGTGGAGGACCCAAACATGAGGCCCAGCTTCAGCCAGATTATCCGATTGCTCAACGAGTTCATCCTTACCCTCtctcctccacctcctcctcctctgcctGAGGGCGAGGGCAACAAAATCAGAGCTATCACCGAGTTCTCCAGCCGCGCAAAAGGGAAGTTTGCATTCATTCGCCAGCTTTTTGCTGCTAAGAGGAACAGAGACTCttag
- the LOC111203662 gene encoding serine/threonine-protein kinase STY13 isoform X1: protein MSGGEDKGLRIEESLLVDPKLLFIGSKIGEGAHGKVYQGRYGSLIVAIKVLHRGRNPDDKSSLHSRFIREVNMMSRVKHHNLVKFIGACKDPLMVIVTELLPGMSLRKYLTSIRPHLLDLPVALSFALDIARALDCLHANGIIHRDLKPDNLLLTEDHKSLKLADFGLAREETVTEMMTAETGTYRWMAPELYSTVTLRQGEKKHYNNKVDVYSFGIVLWELLTNRMPFEGMSNLQAAYAAAFKQERPGMPDGISPSLAFIVQSCWVEDPNMRPSFSQIIRLLNEFILTLSPPPPPPLPEGEGNKIRAITEFSSRAKGKFAFIRQLFAAKRNRDS from the exons atgagtggtGGGGAAGATAAGGGATTGAGGATAGAGGAGAGTTTGCTAGTGGATCCAAAGTTGTTGTTCATCGGCTCCAAGATTGGCGAAGGCGCTCACGGAAAAGTCTATCAAGGAAG GTATGGTTCCCTGATTGTTGCAATCAAAGTTCTCCACCGTGGGAGGAATCCTGATGACAAGTCTTCCCTCCATAGCCGTTTCATCCGTGAAGTCAATATGATGTCCCGAGTCAAACACCACAATCTCGTTAAGTTTATCGGAGCGTGCAAAGATCCTTTAATGGTAATCGTAACAGAGTTGCTCCCAGGGATGTCACTCCGCAAATATCTCACCAGCATCCGCCCTCACCTCCTTGATCTCCCTGTCGCTTTGTCCTTTGCCCTTGACATTGCCCGCGCCTTGGACTGCTTACACGCCAATGGCATCATTCACCGTGACCTCAAACCTGACAACCTATTGCTCACGGAGGATCACAAATCCCTCAAGCTTGCTGATTTTGGCCTTGCTCGGGAAGAAACTGTCACTGAGATGATGACCGCTGAGACTGGCACTTACCGTTGGATGGCTCCTGAG CTCTACAGTACGGTGACGCTGCGTCAAGGAGAGAAGAAGCACTACAACAACAAGGTCGATGTCTACAGCTTCGGAATCGTCCTATGGGAGCTTCTTACTAATCGCATGCCATTCGAGGGCATGTCCAACCTCCAAGCCGCCTATGCTGCAGCTTTCAAG CAGGAGAGGCCTGGAATGCCAGATGGAATATCTCCGAGTCTCGCCTTCATTGTGCAATCCTGTTGGGTGGAGGACCCAAACATGAGGCCCAGCTTCAGCCAGATTATCCGATTGCTCAACGAGTTCATCCTTACCCTCtctcctccacctcctcctcctctgcctGAGGGCGAGGGCAACAAAATCAGAGCTATCACCGAGTTCTCCAGCCGCGCAAAAGGGAAGTTTGCATTCATTCGCCAGCTTTTTGCTGCTAAGAGGAACAGAGACTCttag